Genomic DNA from Corylus avellana chromosome ca4, CavTom2PMs-1.0:
GTGCAGAGAGACTGTGCATGCCATCGCCATCTGTTGAACAATTTGTTGAGGCTGTAAAACAAACAGTCCTTGCCAACAAGCATTGggtatgttaaatcaccattatttgtcccaaaagcttaaactgataggaagaggtaaattaatcacttaatcattactttaacataagccaataagaagaagtaaatttaatcacttaatcattactttaacaggttatatatatatatatatatatatatatatattcaccacCCCTTTCCTTCTTGTCTATCACcctgcatatatatttttttcttctgttcaGTAATGAGGGAAAGGGAGTTATTAGGATCTTTCTCGCTATTAATTCTAATGGATGAAaaacaaggagaagaattgggtCGAAGCGGCCTACTTAAAAAGCAAATTCCCATTAATTAACTGTCTAGATTGATGGCAATTTAGTTGGGAAAATATCAACCTGTCCGAGCAAATCTCAAAATGTCCGAACACCTACCTAGACAAATGGACGCATGCACTTGACAGCCCTGACTTGTCCTCCCTTGCTGACTCACCACCCCTTTTGCTTCTTAATGCAATTCATGAACATTTTGGATGTTTAGAAGTTTGTGTTTGATAAAACTGCAGGTACCTCCCCCAGGGAAAGGGTCGCTCTATATTAGGCCATTGCTCTTTGGAAGTGGACCTCATCTGGGCGTGGGGCCAGCACCAGAGTATACATTCCTCATATATGTAGTTCCTGTTGGAAATTATCATAAGGTGGGTAATTGGCTATATATGCTAATAGAGCAAAAGTAAGTATTTCCATAAAGAATAATGTTACTCAGTCGACTATTTAAGATTGTCATATAACTAGATGATGTAATAGTAGTGAAAATCATctctttttttaacaagtacTATTAATCTGAAAGTTGATTTTTCTGTAAAATAGGGCCTCTTAAACTTGGTTGTTGAAGATAAGTTCCATCGTGCTACTCCCGGTGGAACTGGAGGCATCAAGGCCGTCACCAACTACTCACCGGTAACTATAACTTCTTTAAAgctattgtttaaaaaattctaaactatTTTATGAGGATGATCACACCATAATAGTCTGCACCCTCATTAATTATAACCTCAAGTTTGTTTATGGTAAACATAAACAATTGTTTCTGTTGATGCGATTTTTGGTCCGAGAAATTGCTAGCCAGCCATTTTTCTTCATGATTGAGCTATGAGTGGAATTCATGTACATCTATAGTGTTCTTGCAAAACAAGAGCATGGTCAGAGGGTTCCCAGCTGGGGCCGAAGACTCTCTGATACTTAAGTTAACATCTTATATGtggataaaaatatataatggtAATATGTCTCTAACATCCATTAATTTGTATGTGCACAGTGGGAtatatgaaagagagagaagcgaGGGAGAAAGAAGAGtctctaagagagagagacgtgagaTAGAGAGGTCCTTTTAGAGGCCTTTGGAAAGAGAGTCCCGGAAAAAGGGAGACCTTTCTCCTTTTACTCCTAAGTGCATCCAAGGTGGACACATGTCTCCTTGAGAGTAGGTGATGGCATattgataattaaatataagtAGGTGGGACCCACGGGGACATATTTCTCCTCAACAGTTTCAATGAGTTTATTTgcttaacatatatatatatatatatatatatatatatatatatatatgcaactaTCAAAAGAGATGCACCCATTGTGAAGAGGCACCATTGCATGGATTTTCAACGCCTTTTTGCTCCTTCAATAGGTTGTCTCCCATGAGATCAACACCCAGCATAGAACATATCACCATTTTCTAGATCCAGAACAAAATACAACAATAAAATGACAACTATTTGTGTCTTGCACTTGGTCTTTTGCTCAAGAAACTATTTAGAACTTACCACATTTAACAAATTGATCAATCATGCAAAGTGTACGTACCCTCTTAATTATTCTGCAGGTTTACAAAGTAGTGACTCAAGCAAAGGCCAAAGGATTCTCTGATGTCCTATTCCTAGATGCACTGACAGGGAAAAATATTGAGGAAGTTTCAGCATGTAATATTTTCATTGTCAAGGTATGACGTATTAGATTTTTTATATTGTATCTGATTGGAGCCATAGGAACCCTAATCCCAAATACCAGGAATGATCAGAGAAAGAGAAGATGGGGTCCTATAAGTagagtattgattaaatttacattttctatCTAATATTGTAGGGTAATGTTATTTCGACCCCAGCAACACATGGAACTATTCTGCCTGGAATCACTCGAAAGAGTATCATTGAGATTGCCCTTTCTTTTGGTTACCAGGTGATCATTAAGATCTACTATGATCTATATCCTCCTTAATTAGgtattaaatttacaaaatgcAAAAGTGATTGCCAAGaattaattgacaatgtttcaATTGGATTAGGTCGAGGAACGTGTAATCCCGGTGGAGGATTTGCTTGAAGCTGATGAACTTTTCTGTACAGGAACTGCTGTGGTTGTAACTCCCGTTACTAGTGTCACCTGTCACAATAAAAGGTAACTACCAATTGAGTTTAGTTTcataaattgttattattatatatggggattgttttgatttattggtCACGTCTATGCAGGGTTGAATACAAAATTGGAGTTGAAATGGTGTCACAGAAAATACATGTGATGTTAACTGGGATTCAAACGGGCCGTATTGAGGACAAGATGGGGTGGACTGTCGAAGTTGATTGAGCATCTCTCCTCTCATTTACAATAAAACTTTGTTTGTcattgtttctttaattttgtccACAATATTCCACTTGAGGAGTTTATCAGGTTTTAAGACATTGAATGGATAGTTctatgtttattattttttctatgtgAGTGTTATGCTTGTTAacgtgttttaaaaaaaaaaaaaatttgttttttgtttgaaaaagtaatCTAATGCGACACAGAAAAAAAGGTTTTCGTGGTTTATGGGtgttttgtgttatttgttaattttttattttgaaaagaagaattttaaCAAACAGAGCCTGTTTTATAGGAATtaagatcctctctatttcaaatgaactggataatatccaattatttataGTGAAGGGGTACTTTTGTCcccttaaaaagtgaaaagataaaaatacccttccactataactaattagatattatccaattcatttaaaatggagatgatcctattccgTTTTATGGTGGTTGATCTTCTCCGGTTAATAAAAAAGTTCTAATCAAAAGCCTATACAACCAGACCAAAAGGGATTTGACTTTTAAGAAACTCATCATCCATttcttgaaaattcaaaaagttAATCATTTGTGCAAAAATGGTGATCCACCCGTTGGTTGGAATGATATTTTTGCTAGAGGGGTGAAGGaatggaaaggaaaaggaatgaAGATTGTTAGAAGGAAAGAAACAACATAAAACATGGAAACCACTTAATTTCCAAAGACAAGATCATTCAAAGAGTTAGTTGGGAAATTAGAACTCGgattcaaatttaatatatcaatctctaaacttaatattatttaaatgcTCTATGAACAAGTCATTCCAAGTATCAGTAATTCCTGGTAAGCACCAGTGCATACAATCATCATGCTTCTTTCCGCCAGAAGTGGATGGATGGGCATCTGCTCTATACTCACTCATCTGGGTTATGTCCAAAATATGGAAAGCAGACCCTTTAAGGGCTTTGTATAGGTGCTGATTCACTAGGCGTGCCTCCACATTTGTTCCATTATTATTCAGAGAGAAGAGTTCTTCAACCTGAAAGATTAACCAAGACTTTCAAACCTTTAATGTTGTCTTGCAAAACAGAAGTGCAACAAGAGAAGCATGTAGAAAGGAGTTTCAGACACATTAGAATGTAAGTTGAACCACCTGCTCTGGCAACAAAGGCTGCAGCCGTTGACAAGAACCGCCTTGGTTCCAGTCACCTCCCTcaaaatgtctaggtgattgtGTACGAAAGAATTTGATCGCATCCGGTCGCATTTGTTTCTCTACGAACGGTACCTATCATGAAAGCACATGTACTATATGAAAAAATTCTGACAGGATAACTGAAGATATGCAGAGTCATATGCAACATCTGATCCTGTCAAAATCTGTGCTCATTGGTCTATTTTTCCTATTATATTCATGGAATTCTAAGATCAGGTAGTCATGTAAAATTATGATAATGAACTGATGACCCATTTGACAGCTAATATGATGACTTTGAATCAGGAAACTCAGACATCTATATGCACACAGGATGGCATATCCCTGTCTTCCCaacataaataatattttaggcccaaaaatTGCCCCATGGATTTTTACATCACTAGTTGCTGCACAAACTATGAAATGTAAGCCTGCATTAGTTACATCTTTAGGTATATATGTGTAAACCTGCAGAAAGCATAAAGTTGAAGGCTGGACCAACTGTCATGTGTAACAGCGTAAGCCTAATTCTTCTTCAcaattagagagaaaattaaacagaagaaaattttcaatccTGTACCATGTGCTTTAAGACCATATCCAGGCCAACATCTGGGGGTACCGGAGGTATGACAGGCTGACCATTCTCAAAGAAAAGCATGGGTGACTTCACAGGGTCAAATTTTGAAGGAACCCACCACCTATAAACAAGaaccaaaaggcaaaataaagGATCAGCAATATCTTCCTACACCATAAAAAGTAATGCTACTTTTCACACTCATTTTACATTGCCTAACGTGGCGTATCTTAAATggctttcccttttttttttttaagtgactgaCATGGAAAAGCAACTTAAAACATGCCACGCTAGTCGGTGTGATGAACaagtgaagagtagcattactccaaC
This window encodes:
- the LOC132177475 gene encoding branched-chain-amino-acid aminotransferase 6-like, which produces MAQTSGQTTFQTKGNSGAEKYANFNWDELGFDLVPTDYMYVMKCCEEENFSHGNLVPYGNIEMSPSAGILNYGQGLFEGLKAYRKEDGCDVLLFRPEQNAQRMKRGAERLCMPSPSVEQFVEAVKQTVLANKHWVPPPGKGSLYIRPLLFGSGPHLGVGPAPEYTFLIYVVPVGNYHKGLLNLVVEDKFHRATPGGTGGIKAVTNYSPVYKVVTQAKAKGFSDVLFLDALTGKNIEEVSACNIFIVKGNVISTPATHGTILPGITRKSIIEIALSFGYQVEERVIPVEDLLEADELFCTGTAVVVTPVTSVTCHNKRVEYKIGVEMVSQKIHVMLTGIQTGRIEDKMGWTVEVD